DNA from Leishmania donovani BPK282A1 complete genome, chromosome 34:
GGGCGTCGATGAGGGCTTTTGAATCCTCCTCTACGCCTGCTATCACGTGTGATCGGGATCGATACGTACCATCGCACTTCCTTGTTCTTCACACCTTACTCTTGATTTTGTGGCCTCCCCCGTTCTCAACCCTTTTTCCTTCCCATCGCCTTGGCGCCCCCCTCGCAGGCGCGACTCTCCCTCTCAGGGGTAGGCCGTACCACCACAGGTCTCGCTTGCGCTTTTTGCGGTTGTTTCGTGCGGTCCCGTGCACGCGTGGTGTTTCCACTGACTCTCAGCACCCCGCAGCAAGAAAAAGGCAGGTACACCAGGAACAGGTCCATCTGTAAGCCTTGTACGCAGAAGAAGAGATACCAAGGATGCCGGCCCCACGCCCAGAGCTGGAGAACCCGCCGGAGGTGTTCTACAACGCCTCCGAGGCACGGAGGTACACTGTgagcacacgtgtgcgcaaGATTCAGCGGGACATGACTCTGCGCGCTCTGGAGCTGCTCAACCTGCCAAaagacgacgcggcggcagccactgGCGTGAATTGCTCGGCCCTGCTGCTCGACATAGGCAGCGGTAGCGGCTTGAGCGGGGACGTCCTCACGGAACAAGGTCACGTGTGGATGGGCGTCGATATCAGTCGTGACATGCTGCGCATTGCCAAGGAGGATGAGCTGCATTACTACGACGTGGGCGCGGCACAAAAgtcggcagaggcggaggaggcgtacCAGACAAGCAGTAGCAATGCCCGCTTCGATACCAGCCATGTGAAGTGGGGCCTCATCACTTCTGAGGATGACCAAGAGGAGGTAAGCGAGTCGGAAGGGGGAAAAGGCGTCGACggagatgatgatgacgtCGCGAGCGGTGACTTGGCTAGCAGTGCAGCCGCAGGTAACGGCGCGGGTGGCGCGGCGTCAGGACCGCGCATGGTGGAGGTGCTTCAGAACGACATTGGCGTCGGGCTGCCGTTTCGTCCTGGTACGTTCGACGGCTGCATCTCTATCTCGGTGCTGCAGTGGCTGTGCCACAGCACCAAGAAGGGCGAGGTGCCACAACGGAGGCTGATGGCGCTCTTTCAGTCTCTCTACAacgcgctgcgtcgcggcgcaAAGGCTATCTTTC
Protein-coding regions in this window:
- a CDS encoding methyltransferase-like protein, with the translated sequence MPAPRPELENPPEVFYNASEARRYTVSTRVRKIQRDMTLRALELLNLPKDDAAAATGVNCSALLLDIGSGSGLSGDVLTEQGHVWMGVDISRDMLRIAKEDELHYYDVGAAQKSAEAEEAYQTSSSNARFDTSHVKWGLITSEDDQEEVSESEGGKGVDGDDDDVASGDLASSAAAGNGAGGAASGPRMVEVLQNDIGVGLPFRPGTFDGCISISVLQWLCHSTKKGEVPQRRLMALFQSLYNALRRGAKAIFQFYPSNPEQVHIITRAAMKCGFDGGVVVDFPHSARAKKYYLVLQAGQVQGGFVPPAALTGEVEGDGDDDGSDGDSEYDGEEYYGSGEDGDDDDDDDGLHNPNSRKRVRVGGRDAHHGKRARASSEHGQKRRRKDNRPVTGTREWVLLKKEERRRRGYQTTADSKYTMRRRKPRF